In Cololabis saira isolate AMF1-May2022 chromosome 10, fColSai1.1, whole genome shotgun sequence, a single window of DNA contains:
- the LOC133452405 gene encoding tripartite motif-containing protein 16-like codes for MAQKGVQLDQESFSCSICLDLLKDPVTIPCGHSYCMNCIKTYWDEGEKKLPSCPQCRETFTPRPVLVKNTMLADLVEQMKKTGLQAAPVDHCYTGPEDVACDFCSAKKLKAIKSCLVCLASYCENHLQPHHDVAPLKKHKLVDPSKNLQDNICPRHDEVMKMFCRTDQKCICYLCPVDEHKGHDTVSAAAERTERQREMEVSRQQIQKEIQDRKKDVKLLQQEVEAINQSADKTVEDSEEIFTELISLLQKRSSDVKQQIRSQQETEVRRVRELEEKLQQEITDLKRRDTEMKQLTDTEDHNQFLQNYHSLSPLSESTHSSSISIRPLRYFQDVTAAVYEVRGRLQDILRDTWTNISLTITDVDVLLPQPEPKSRAGFLKYSCEITLDPNTVHTQLLLSERNRKVTLMKKHQSYSDHPDRFILVPQVLSRESLTGRHYWEVEKKADIVRLAVSYKNISRSGKESAFGLNDKSWSLRCSSDRYIFWYNNIRTPISGPQTSRIGVYLDHRAGVLSFYSISETMTLLHRVQTTFTQPLYAGVWVDGSGASAELCKLK; via the coding sequence ATGGCCCAGAAAGGAGTGCAGCTGGACCAGGAATCCTTTTCTTGTTCGATCTGTTTGGATCTTTTAAAGGATCCGGTGActattccctgtggacacagttactgtatgaactgtattaaaacctactgggatgaaggagagaagaaactcCCCAGCTGTCCTCAGTGTAGAGAGACTTTCACACCGAGGCCTGTGCTGGTGAAAAACACCATGTTAGCTGATTTAGTGGAGCAGATGAAGAAGACTGGACTCCAAGCTGCTCCTGTTGATCACTGCTATACTGGACCTGAAGATGTGGCCTGCGATTTCTGCTCTGCAAAAAAACTGAAAGCCATCAAGTCCTGTTTAGTCTGTCTGGCCTCTTACTGCGAGAATCACCTTCAACCTCATCATGATGTGGCTCCATTAAAGAAACACAAGCTGGTGGATCCCtccaagaacctgcaggacaacatctgcccccgtcacgatgaggtgatgaagatgttctgtcgtactgatcagaagtgtatctgttatctctgccctgtggatgaacataaaggccacgacacagtctcagctgcagcagaaaggacggagaggcagagagagatggaggtgagtcGACAACAAATCCAGAAGGAGATccaagacagaaagaaagatgtgaagctgcttcagcaggaggtggaggccatcaatcagtctgctgataaaacagtggaggacagtgaggagatcttcactgagctgatctctctcctccagaaaagaagctctgatgtgaagcagcagatcagatcccagcaggaaactgaagtgaggagagtcagagagcttgaggagaagctgcagcaggaaatcactgacctgaagaggagagacactgagatgaagcagctcaCAGACACCGAGGATCACAACCAGTTTCTCCAAAACTACCACTCACTGTCACCACTCAGTGagtccacacactcctccagcatcagcatccgtcctctcaggtactttcaggatgtgacagcagctgtgtatgaggtcagaggtcgactacaggacatcctgagagacacgtggacaaacatctcactgaccatcactgatgtggatgttttactgccacaaccagaaccaaagagcagagctggattcttgaaatattcatgtgaaatcactctggatccaaacacagtacACACACAGCTGTTACTGTCAGAGAGGAACAGAAAGGTGACTTTAATGAAGAAACATCAGTCTtattctgatcatccagacagattcatTCTTGTTCCTCAGGTCCTgagtagagagagtctgactggacgtcattactgggaggtggagaagaAAGCAGATATAGTTCGTttagcagtttcatacaagaatatcagcagatcagggAAGGAAAGTGCATTTGGATTAAATGACAAATCTTGGTCACTACGTTGTTCTTCAGACAGATATATATTTTGGTACAACAACATCAGAACCCCCATCTCAGGTCCTCAGACCTCCAGAATAGGAGTTTAcctggatcacagagcaggtgttctgtccttctacagcatCTCTGAAaccatgaccctcctccacagagtccagaccaccTTCACTCAGCCGCTCTACGCTGGAGTTTGGGTTGATGGTTCTGGAGCCTCAGCTGAGTTGTGTAAACTCAAATAG